The Acinetobacter wuhouensis genome includes the window CTGCAAGGAAAGAGTTTGCACCATTTACCAATACACCACCCTTAATACGTTGCATCCAAATTGGACCATCAACCGGTTGATTTGAAATTTTAGAGGTTGCGGTAACATCACCAATTGCTTCCAAAGAGGTCACAAGGTAAATGAAAGCCATTGGAATAAATAAGCTCCAAGAGAAGCTAAGACCAAAGTGCATAGGGGTAGGGATTTGAATCACAGGTGTATTTTCTAAACCTGCAAAATTTAAATGCCCCATATAGCCTGCCAGAATGTAACCAATCACCAATGCAATTAAGATCGCTGAACTTTTCAGCCATACGATTTTAAAGCGATTGAGCAAGATAATGATGGCTAATACGGTACATGACATGATTAAGTTGTCAGCACTGGCAAAGGTTTTATCTGACATGGCTTGATAACCACCGCCCATGCTGATGAGACCTTCTTTAATCAAAGTTAAACCGATGAGAAGTACAACAATACCTGTAACCAATGGTGTGATCAGTTTCTTTACCCAAGGTAAAATACGGGAAACACCCATTTCGATAAAAGAACCTGCAATGACGACACCAAAAATAGACGCCATGACAGCTTCTACAGGTGTGCCAGCTGCAACCATGGCAGAACCAATCCCGATGATAGGACCAATAAAGTTAAAACTTGTTCCTTGAACAATTAATAAACCAGCGCCAAATGGACCAACTTTTTTACATTGTAAGAATGTTGCAATCCCCGAAATCACCAAAGACATGGATAAAATCATGTTGGTGTCATGTGGAGACACTCCTAATGCCAAGCAAATTAATAAACCCGGCGTTACAATTGGAACAATGATTGCAAGCAAATGTTGCAGGGCTGCAAAAAAAGCGATAAGTGGTTTTGGACGATCATTTAAGCCATAAACAAGATCAATTTGACCCTGTTTTTGCTCGGGAGAGGTATGAATATCAGACATGACACAGAGAGAGAAAGCAGCAAGATGGCGCTATTCTAATCTGTTTACACACTATTACAAAACAAAAAGCCGACTGTTGTGAAAAAAACTTGTAACTGTCAATAAACTGTCACTACTAAAAGTTATATTTTTTCTGTATAATTTGCCCTCAAACTTTAGGCGTATCGAATTTACATGTCAGATATTAAAACTCTCCGTAACATTGCCATCATTGCGCACGTCGATCATGGTAAGACGACTCTTGTAGACAAACTTTTACAGCAATCTGGTGCTCTTGGTGATCGCGCGGGCGAGATTGAGCGTGTCATGGATTCGGGCGCTATTGAAAGCGAACGTGGTATTACCATTCTTGCAAAAAACACTGCAATCAAATGGTTAGACAAACGTACTGATACTGAATACCGTATTAACATCGTGGACACCCCAGGACACGCCGACTTTGGTGGTGAAGTGGAACGTGTAATGTCGATGGTTGACTGTGTATTGCTTCTTGTAGACTCACAAGAAGGTCCAATGCCACAAACTCGTTTCGTAACGCAAAAAGCGTTCGCACGTGGTTTGAAACCAATCGTGATCATTAACAAAGTCGACAAGCCAAGTGCGCGTCCAGACTGGGTTATTGATCAAGTATTTGATTTGTTTGATAACTTAGGTGGTACTGACGAACAGTTAGACTTCCCAGTTGTATATGCATCTGGTCTTCGTGGTGTGGCTGGTCCATCTCCAGAAGAACTTGCTGAAGACATGACACCATTGTTCCAAAAAATTGTTGATGTTGTTGAACCACCAGCAGTTGACGTTGATGGTCCATTCCAAATGCAAGTGTCTTCACTTGACTATAACAGCTTCGTAGGCGTTATCGGTGTTGGTCGTATCCAACGCGGTTCAGTGAAATTAAACACACCTGTAACTGTTATCGACAAAGACGGTAAAACACGTAACGGTCGTATCTTAAAAATCATGGGTTACCACGGTTTAGAACGTATCGACGTTGAAACTGCATCTGCTGGTGATATTGTTTGTGTAACTGGTATTGATGAACTTCATATCTCTGACACAATCTGTGATCCTAAAGCAGTTGAAGCGCTTCCAGCACTTTCTGTAGATGAACCTACAGTGTCTATGACTTTCCAAGTCAACAATTCACCATTTGCGGGTAAAGAAGGTAAATTCGTAACTTCACGTAACATCCGTGAACGTTTAGACCGCGAATTGATTCACAACGTAGCACTTCGTGTTGAGGATACTGACAGTCCAGACCGTTTCAAAGTTTCTGGTCGTGGTGAACTTCACCTTTCTGTATTGATCGAAAACATGCGTCGTGAAGGTTTCGAGATGGGCGTATCTCGTCCTCAAGTAATCTTGAAAGAAGTTGATGGCGAAAAACAAGAGCCATACGAAAACGTAACTTTTGACGTTGAAGAACAGCACCAGGGTTCTGTAATGGAACAAATGGGTCACCGTAAAGGTGAAATGACCAATATGGAAGTTGACGGCAAAGGTCGTATCCGTATTGAAGCAACTGTTCCTTCACGTGGTTTGATCGGTTTCCGTTCTGAATTCTTGACCATGACTTCTGGTACAGGGATCATGACTTCAAGCTTCTCTCACTATGGTCCTATGAAACAAGGTACTGTTGCGAAGCGTCAAAATGGTGTGTTGATTTCTATGGTTCAAGGTACTTGCCTTGGCTATGCATTGTTTACACTACAAGACCGTGGTCGTCTATTTGCTAAACCACAGTTAGAAGTTTATGAAGGTATGATCGTAGGTATTAACTCACGTTCAGACGACATGACTGTTAACCCAACTAAAGCAAAACAGTTAACAAACGTACGTGCTTCTGGTACTGATGATGCGTTGACTCTTGTTCCTGCAATCGAATACACGCTTGAACAAGCGCTTGAATTCATTGAAGATGATGAATTAGTTGAAGTAACACCTAAGTCAATTCGTATCCGTAAACGTTGGTTGACTGAAAACGAACGTAAACGTAACCGTAACGGCTAAGCCTTACCGTTAAGTTGAAGAAAACCGCCATTCATTGGCGGTTTTTTTATGGCTGAATATTTTGCTATAGTGGTTTTATAATAAATATGACGATATAGGTATGGCGTTTGAACAGTCATTTACCCACAGAAAAACAGCAAAAACTGAAACAGCTCATGGTGATATTCAGCATTTTACTGATCACCTTTGTATTTACTTTTTCAATCGCTAAACCCACTCGGGAACTGAGTAGTTTTGAACTTGATCAGCAGGGTCAGAAAATGGGCTCAGGTCCGACAGAGTTTAGAATTCATAATCAGCAGATCTATGTTGCTGTACCGAGTAATGGTCATTATGTCATTCCTGAGGCTGATTTAAAGACGATTCGCATGCTTTCGGATGACATCGCGACCAGACAGATAGCTGTGGATCAAAAGCATGTCTATTGTGGCAATATGATTCTAAATAATTTAAATCCGCAGACAGTTCGCTCGATTGGTGATGGTTATATTACCGATGGTAAGGTCAGTTATTATTGTTCGCAGATCACGGAACGTAATACTGAGTTGAATGTTGTGAAGGAGGTCTGGCAGATTTTGCTTCATCACACTGGAATAGGTTCAAAACCGCAAAATTACTGGTATCCACATTATCAACTGGAAGTGAGCAAATTTCCGTATCAATTAACTGTTCAGGGAACGGTCAGTAATGGGGAGAATACCTATTTCAGGGGAAAACTGGTTGAGCAGGCAAATGGTCATACTATGCGATATTTGCCATCTTATTCAGGTAGTTCTGAGCGATTAAGGGAGAGTAGTCACTACACCGCTGATGGAACACATGTTTATTATAAGAACCAGCGTGTGCCTGTTCAGGATCATCCTCAGTTAATGGTATTTGATTTTGGTGGTGGGATTGAGTCTGAATTTTTACATGATCCAGAAACACAGAATTTTTATTATCAGACATCGCCATTTTCACAAAAATATTCGCCTTATCTTCTGCTCAATAAAGATGATGAACATGCGCATGATCCATTATTTCTCAGTCAGCAGGGCATTTATTTTTATCATCGACAAGAACAGAAATTACAGCGTACAGGTGATAATCCATTCAGTCAAAAGATGACACAATTGGCTCCTGATGTTTTTCATAATGGACAGGATACCTATTATCTGGGACTGTACGATAAATACATCCGCAGTGGGCGGGGAACGAAACTCTGCTATCGTTCAACCGTACTTTATCGGTTGAAGAACGCACCTGTAAATCGTTGGCAGAAAATTGCTGAAGTGAAATATGGTGATGGCAGGTGGCGTGCCGCAACGATATGGAAAAATGGTGCGCAATATTATTATTTTGACGAATTTGGTCAGGGGCAGGGTTTTAAACAAGCGGTTTATCAGATCAAAGATGCGTATGCGCTCAGATTTATTTTAAACCCATCGCGATCTAGTGATGATATCCGTCAGTATGTACGTCGTGGGATCTTATTATCTCCACAGGCTGATCGCTTATTACAAGCCAAATATGACGAAAAATTCTGCTTAAGCTTATTTTGGTCGGAAAGTGAATAGGAAAAGAAGCCGTAATGTGAAAATAAAAGTGTTTTTAGGCATAAAATGTAAATAAATATTGGAATTTTTTAAAAACCAAGTAAATTAGCTAACTATATATATTAGAAATTAATGTATACTTCGTCACATAAAAATACGCACAAGGCGCGTGGAGATACAAATGGGTGTTATTGCTGAATTTAAAGAGTTTGCTGTCAAAGGCAATATGATGGATATGGCGATCGGTGTAATCATCGGTGGTGCATTTGGTAAAATTATTGATTCATTAGTAAAAGACATTATCATGCCACTAATCACTGTGATTACTGGTGGTGGTGTAGATTTCACACAAAAATTTTTCGTATTAGGTGCTAATCCAAACAATCTGACTTCTTTAGATGAATTGACTAAAGCAGGTGTAAACGTTTTAACTTATGGTAACTTTATTACTATTTTCTTAAACTTCCTGATTTTGGCTTGGGTCGTTTTCTTATTGGTTAAATTCTTGAATAAAATCCGTAAGCCTGCAGAAGAAGCGCCTGCAGCTACACCAGAAGATATTGAATTATTACGTGAAATTCGTGATCAATTAAAAAATCGCCCTCAGGGTTAATTGACTCAAAGCGGTTATTTTAGGTGGCTTATACTTAAAAATAATTCGAATTCAGTTGAATAAAACGGTGCAATCAAGTACCGTTTTTTTATGGAAAATTGAGTTAAGGATGATGAGTTTGATGAACAAAAGTATATGGATCATGACTGTAGTTATAAGTTTATATGCTTGTTCTGATCATTCGTCAGCCGATATTGAAAAATCAAAAAAAGAAGAACAAAAAACAGTTGAAACAGGCTTAACTTTTAAAGAGATGCCGAATGAAAATACCACCTACATTACGATTGAGACAGATACAATTGATGAAAATGATGCATTAATGTTGGCATTGCAGACTCGATTATTAAAAGCCAATTTTGAGTTTATTGAAAAAGACAGTGGTACATCATGGTCAGAAAATGACTGTAGTTTAAATAAAATTATTCAAGTCAAAGGACAAGGCATACGTTCTTATACTGCGGTGAGTAATGAAAAAGTAGGTGAAGATAGAAAGGTACGTCCAGACTTCGTGCTTTTGGTTTTTGGTTTTGAAAATGAACAAATTGCGGAGCAAAACTTTCAAATCATTGCATCTGCGGTGCATTCAGCCAATGGCTATTGTAATGGTAAGTCACCTGAAAATATTGTGAGAAATGGCAAGGAAGTTTTTTACTTCACAACACGCGCTGAAATGTTTAGACCTTATATTGATGAATATGCAAAATTTATTCATGATTTTAAAATTCAGAAAGAAAATTTAGAAAATAAGGCAATATAAATTGATGAAAATGCGTCTACCATTATTTACTTTTACATGCTTTTTACTGGCAGGTTGTCAGTCTAAAGCAAAAGTAGATGAAAGTTTTCTCAATGAATTTAGTCCATCTATTCGAGCTAAAGTACAATCATTATGTGAGGGCTATGATATAGATCACGAGAAAGAAGGTATATATTTTAGCAATCAAGCATTGGGCGTTTATACATTCATTGGTTTGAAGAATCATAATTTTGAAATTTTACGTTTTACAGATCGACGTTATCTTCCAAATTCAAAAGTAACGGATGTTTCTTCTCATTCTGGAGATTATATTCAAAATAAAAATTGGATTAATTTTAAAACAGAGCACGCGGAAAACTCAGCTCCTCAGCGAAGATCTTCAGATAATTTTGAGAAATTATATTATTTAAATAGCCCAACAGCATCGTTTTTAATTCAAGACATTGAGGATGTTGCTAATTCAATTTCATGGTCTAACACGATGGGGTTGGAGCAATCCTTTTTTAAGAGAATTCATTGTAATATCAAAGATTATAAGGCGTATAAAGGCGAGGAAGAGCTTGCACCAAATTTTAAGAATCTTCCTGATGAAATGAAAGCGCTGGTCTTAGAGCAGCCTTTACATTTGAAAGTAGAGTTTGCAGAAAATATTCGTAAACAACTAGCAGAAAATGATGATCCTGAAACAGCTGTGGAACAACAGATTAGAATTTCGACCCCAACGCTTCAAAAATTACATCAAAACCAACCCATCTGTATCATGCAAGGAAATGGAAAGGGTCTAAGTGGTTATATAGATCAATCAAAGACACCATTTACAACAGCATGGCTAAGTGTTTACCAATTTGAAGGTGAGTCGAATGCGCAGATCGCACAACAAGGCGATCTTATTTCTACCTCTCAAGCAGAATGTGAAAGCTTGGATTAAAAATCCATCCGAAATTTAATTTCGAGTAAGTGCCAACCGAACTGACTTTTAATTGGTCCATGCAATTCACACTCAGCTAATGTAAAAACTGCTTTATCAATCGGTGCCACCAATTGTCCTTTTTTAACATCACCGAGTTCACCACCTTTTTTAGCAGATGGACAAGTCGAGTGTTGTTTGGCAATTTTGGTAAAATCAGCACCTGCTTTAATTTTCTTTTTCAGTTGTTCACAGAGTTCTTTATCTTTCACTAAAATGTGACGAAC containing:
- the typA gene encoding translational GTPase TypA, which produces MSDIKTLRNIAIIAHVDHGKTTLVDKLLQQSGALGDRAGEIERVMDSGAIESERGITILAKNTAIKWLDKRTDTEYRINIVDTPGHADFGGEVERVMSMVDCVLLLVDSQEGPMPQTRFVTQKAFARGLKPIVIINKVDKPSARPDWVIDQVFDLFDNLGGTDEQLDFPVVYASGLRGVAGPSPEELAEDMTPLFQKIVDVVEPPAVDVDGPFQMQVSSLDYNSFVGVIGVGRIQRGSVKLNTPVTVIDKDGKTRNGRILKIMGYHGLERIDVETASAGDIVCVTGIDELHISDTICDPKAVEALPALSVDEPTVSMTFQVNNSPFAGKEGKFVTSRNIRERLDRELIHNVALRVEDTDSPDRFKVSGRGELHLSVLIENMRREGFEMGVSRPQVILKEVDGEKQEPYENVTFDVEEQHQGSVMEQMGHRKGEMTNMEVDGKGRIRIEATVPSRGLIGFRSEFLTMTSGTGIMTSSFSHYGPMKQGTVAKRQNGVLISMVQGTCLGYALFTLQDRGRLFAKPQLEVYEGMIVGINSRSDDMTVNPTKAKQLTNVRASGTDDALTLVPAIEYTLEQALEFIEDDELVEVTPKSIRIRKRWLTENERKRNRNG
- a CDS encoding DKNYY domain-containing protein, giving the protein MNSHLPTEKQQKLKQLMVIFSILLITFVFTFSIAKPTRELSSFELDQQGQKMGSGPTEFRIHNQQIYVAVPSNGHYVIPEADLKTIRMLSDDIATRQIAVDQKHVYCGNMILNNLNPQTVRSIGDGYITDGKVSYYCSQITERNTELNVVKEVWQILLHHTGIGSKPQNYWYPHYQLEVSKFPYQLTVQGTVSNGENTYFRGKLVEQANGHTMRYLPSYSGSSERLRESSHYTADGTHVYYKNQRVPVQDHPQLMVFDFGGGIESEFLHDPETQNFYYQTSPFSQKYSPYLLLNKDDEHAHDPLFLSQQGIYFYHRQEQKLQRTGDNPFSQKMTQLAPDVFHNGQDTYYLGLYDKYIRSGRGTKLCYRSTVLYRLKNAPVNRWQKIAEVKYGDGRWRAATIWKNGAQYYYFDEFGQGQGFKQAVYQIKDAYALRFILNPSRSSDDIRQYVRRGILLSPQADRLLQAKYDEKFCLSLFWSESE
- a CDS encoding uracil-xanthine permease family protein; the protein is MSDIHTSPEQKQGQIDLVYGLNDRPKPLIAFFAALQHLLAIIVPIVTPGLLICLALGVSPHDTNMILSMSLVISGIATFLQCKKVGPFGAGLLIVQGTSFNFIGPIIGIGSAMVAAGTPVEAVMASIFGVVIAGSFIEMGVSRILPWVKKLITPLVTGIVVLLIGLTLIKEGLISMGGGYQAMSDKTFASADNLIMSCTVLAIIILLNRFKIVWLKSSAILIALVIGYILAGYMGHLNFAGLENTPVIQIPTPMHFGLSFSWSLFIPMAFIYLVTSLEAIGDVTATSKISNQPVDGPIWMQRIKGGVLVNGANSFLAGIFNTFPSSVFAQNNGVIQLTGVASRYVGIWIAIMLIILGLFPAVAGVIQAVPQAVLGGAVMVMFGAVAASGINILSGIQLDRRALLIIAISLALGLGVAQVPQILEHLPELPKNIFSSGVATGGIAALILNLVLPETKK
- the mscL gene encoding large conductance mechanosensitive channel protein MscL, which gives rise to MGVIAEFKEFAVKGNMMDMAIGVIIGGAFGKIIDSLVKDIIMPLITVITGGGVDFTQKFFVLGANPNNLTSLDELTKAGVNVLTYGNFITIFLNFLILAWVVFLLVKFLNKIRKPAEEAPAATPEDIELLREIRDQLKNRPQG
- a CDS encoding peptidylprolyl isomerase; protein product: MKSAIVRHILVKDKELCEQLKKKIKAGADFTKIAKQHSTCPSAKKGGELGDVKKGQLVAPIDKAVFTLAECELHGPIKSQFGWHLLEIKFRMDF